TTTATTGAATGTTTTAACCGGACATACCGAAATGAAATACTTGATTTTTATCTGTTCAGGACGCTGAATGAAGCACGAGAAATCACAGAACGCTGGCTAATGGAATATAACAGCGAACGACCTCATGAATCCCTGAATAACCTGACGTTGGAAGAGTACCGACTGATGGCCGAAAAACCGGAAGTCTCAAAAAGTATTTGGCACTAAAACGGGTGTGCTTACAATGTTACTCCCAGATTAATGCAGTCAGTAAAAGTATGGCACCGGCTACGTTAGGCAGGGGAGTCCATCACATCACTACAGCCATAGCCTTTCGACTGAGATCCCAAGCGTTGCTGGCGAAGAGAAACCGCGACCATGGGAATGCCTTTTCCTGCGGTTTCCTATGCGGCTCCCATCAGAACATCGTTAGTATTGATGTGGATCAATGTTTGAGAACAATAATGTGTTAGTTTAATTTTTCTAATGTATTATGGCGATAGGGGCATTTATTGCTTTGAGGAGTACGTGGCGAGAGGAATAGGTTATTTCTCAAGATCCCCCACTTAAGTGTGCATTACGGCAGTTTTTATGGTTAAAAATATCATTAATATAATTTAACTCTATCTGATTGTTTGTATCGGTTGGCAGTTAAAGACTGCGAGAGCTGAAAATTGTGCTCGTAGGCCAAAAGGGGGCGAGCAACGTAATGGGGCAACAGTTAACGGCCTAAACATAGATTTTGGTCAGCGCGCTGCCATATTAAACGCAGATCGCCGTTTCTCCTCGGTTTGCTAATCATCAATCTTTTTAAATAGGTATATCGTTAATGCTACAAATAACAATATAAAATTCTATTAAAAAGTGTAGTCCCAGTGTGGATATCTGAGCGGAAGTGAACGATTCGAATTTTACTGGGTCTATAATGCTCACGTTGCGTTCTGAATACCGAGGTTGCCATCTTGGCGGCTCGCTGAACGTATGGATCGAACGGGAGGGGCGTAAAAGAATGAAAATCTTCCAGTATTATAACCCTTTGAAAGTGGCGAAATATGTTAAGACTCTATTTCGTGGTCGGCTGTATATTAAGGATATAGGCGCATTTGAATTCGACAAAGGGAAAATCCTGATGCCGAAAATCCACGATAAGCGTCACTTCAGCGTGATGTCAGAGGTCAATCGCCAGGTATTACTGCTGCAATCCGAAATGGGGTGATCGGGAACTGAACCTGGGTAAAAAATTGCGGCCCTGCTTTAGGGCCGCTGATGTTTCTGCGGTAGAAGCCGCTAAGCCAGCGGGGCTTCATCAGGCACCTTTGGCAGCGTTACTATCGGTTTGTCACTTAGCGGTGTGACCAACAACTGATCAATCTTGTAGCTGACGATATCCACCACTTCAAACTTGTAGCCAGCGTATTTGACGAAGTCGGTGCGCTTAGGGATCTTGCGCAACATGTACATCATAAAGCCGCCCATGGTCTCGTAGTTGCCTGCTTGTGGAAACTCATCGATATCCAGCACACGCATTACGTCTTCGATCGGTGTGCCACCCTCGATCAACCATGAATTTTCATCGCGCGCTACGATCTGCTCTTCCTGGCCCTGACCAACCAGATCGCCCATCAGCGTGGTCATTACATCGCTGAGCGTGATAATGCCGACGACCAACGCATATTCATTGAGGATCACGGCAAAGTCTTCGTCAGCAGTTTTAAAGCTTTCCAATGCTTCTGACAACGTCAGCGTATCTGGCACGATTAGCGCCGAACGGATCTGCATACCGCTGCTCAGTACCAGGCTTTGATTGCCCAGCACACGGTTCAGCAGATCTTTGGAATCGACATAGCCGATCACTTTATCGATATGGCCATCGCACACCAGGAACTTGGAGTGTGGATGAGTCGATACCTTCTCGATAATGCTCGTTTCACTCTCGTGCAAGTCGAAGTACACCACGCTTTCTCGCGAAGTCATTGAAGAAGGTACCGTACGCGATTCCAGCTCAAAGACGTTTTCAATCAGTTCATGTTCCTGCTTACGCAGCACGCCCGCCAATGCGCCAGCTTCCACCACCGCATAGATATCGTCAGAGGTGATGTCATCCTTGCGCACCATAGGCAGTTTGAACAAGCGGAAGATCAGATTGGCCATGCCGTTGAAGAACCAAACCAGTGGCCGAAAAATCATGATCGAGAAACGCATCGGATTGATGATCCGGACGGCGACCCTCTCTGGCGCAATCATACCGATGCGCTTCGGGGTCAAATCTGCTAACAAAATAAACAGGCTGGTCACCAGCACGAAGGAGCAGATAAAGCTGACTTGTTCCGCCAGTTCTGGCGACAGAAAGCGATCGAATATCAGTTTAAAGTAAGGGGAAAAGGCTGCATCGCCGATAATACCGCCGAGAATGGCCACGGCATTCAGGCCGATTTGTACCACAGTGAAGAAGAGGCCTGGGGTTTCTTGCAGTTTGAGCACTTTGCTGGCATTGATGTTACCTTCGTCAGCCATCAATTTTAGTTTGATTTTGCGTGATGCAGCCAGAGATATTTCAGACAGTGAGAAAAATGCACTCACCGCGATCAGTAAAAGGATCAGTAAAATACTGTTTAACATAATCTATCCATAGTTGCCTACAGCGCTTTTAGGGAAGGGGTGTGCATTGTAAAAAATTAGTGATAACAACCAGAAAGGAAGCTACCAGGCCACAGGTGCGACTCGCATAGTATAGCAGTTGCGCCACAGGGGTCGCCAGTGGTTAAAAAAATTACAACCGGCCAGTGGTTAGCCCTGTGGTGGCAGGCATATGCCGATACCGCCAAGTCCGCAATAACCTTGTGGATTTTTGTACAGGTATTGTTGGTGCTCATCCTCGGCATAGTAGAACGGCAACGCTGGCACCACATCAGTGGTAATGATGCGCTTGTCGCCTGCTGCCTCCATCGCCTGCTGGAAGCGTTGCTGGCTGCGCTCGGCCTCGGTGTGTTGTTCCTGGTTCAGCGTGAAAATCGCTGAGCGGTACTGCGTGCCAATGTCGCCGCCTTGACGCATACCCTGCCTCGGATCGTGGTTTTCCCAAAACATCTGTAGCAATTGTTTGTAGCTGATGATTTTGGGATCGAACACGACGCGCACTACTTCGGCATGGCCGGTTTGGCCGCTGCACACCTCACTGTAGGTTGGGTTCGGCGTATAACCGCCGCTGTAGCCAGCGGCAGTGCTGTAAACGCCCGGTTGCTGCCAGAACAGACGCTCCACGCCCCAGAAACAGCCCATGGCGAAGATCGCCACTTCCATGCCGCTTGGCACCTGGGTCATCGAATGTCCGGTGACCACGTTTAATGTAGTCACCGGCATGGGGGTGGTGCGGCCTGGTAGCACGTTCCCCCCATCGGCGGTGAGTGGTTTATTAAAAAATGGCACCACAATGATGGACTCCTGTTATCACGGTAAGAATTGGCCCTAGAGTTGTATCCAACCGCGTCTTTGCTCACAATAAGCGATTGGTTGGGTTTATGTATAAGCTTAACGCAGTATTTTGTATGCCAAAAGTGAAGAATGCGCCAGGTGAACAGTGACAGCCAAACCTTCATAGCAGCGCCTGGAATAGGGCTATATGGGCTGCCTGCCTGATAGCGCAGAGCGAATACCAATAGAAAGGTAAAATGAACAAGGGGAATGCGTGCTACGATATCCGTTCATGTGCTTGTTTTATTTGTTTTTTGTGGCAACTTCGACCTATGCGGCGAATGTGCGGCTCAAGGTGGAAGGTCTGAGTGGTGAGCTGGAGAAAAACGTCCGGGTGCGGCTGTCTTCTATCACGCCTGAAGAGGTCGGTAACGATGGTCACTTCCGGGCGCGCGTGGACGAAGCGGTACGTCAGGGGTTGAGGGCATTAGGTTATTACCAGCCAACCATCGATTTTACGCTGGACGATCGGCCAGGTCTATCGCGCCAGGTGTTACATGCTAAGGTGAACCCAGGTGAGCCGGTGCGCATTGCCGGTGACAATATCATGCTGAAGGGCGGCGCTCTCACCGATGAGGATTACCTGACGCTGGTCAAGCAAGGCCGTCCGACCCTTGGCGAGATCCTCAACCACGGCAAGTACGACAGCTTTAAAAATTCTTTGACCAGCCTGGCGCTGCGTAAGGGTTACTTTGATGCCGACATGCTCGAGAGCCAGCTCGGCGTGGCTGAAGATTTGCATAGAGCCTTTTGGGATATCGATTTTAACAGCGGATCGCGTTACCGTTTTGGCGAGGTAAAGTTTGAAGGTTCGCAAATCCGAGAAGACTATCTGCAAAATTTAGTGCCCTTTCATCAGGGAGATTATTACAGTTCGGAAGACTTGGCCGAGCTGAATCGGCGTTTGTCCGCCACCAACTGGTTTAATTCGGTGGTGGTGTCTCCTGACTTCAAAAATTCAAAAGAAAATAGGGTGTTGCCGCTAGATGCATGGGTCACGCCGCGCACCCGCAATACTATCGAGACTGGGGTCGGTTATTCCACCGATGTTGGTCCGCGCGTGAAAGGTTCCTGGAAAAAGCCTTGGCTCAATGATCGCGGCCATAGTCTAGAAAGCAGTGCTAGCGTTTCGGCACCGGAGCAGCAGCTAGATTTGACCTATAAGATCCCACTGCTGAAGAACCCGCTTGAGCAATACTACCTGTTGCAGGGTGGCTTCAAGAACGTCGATCTCAACGATACCAAGTCCGTTACTTCCAAAGTGGTGGTGTCGCGTAACTGGGATCTTTCCAGCGGCTGGCAGCGGGCGGTGAACTTGACCTGGCGTCTGGATCACTTTACCCAGGGTACTGTCACCAACACCACCATGCTGCTGTACCCCGGTGTCAGCGTTAACCGCACCCGCTCGCGTGGCGGTTTGATGCCAACCTGGGGTGACAGCCAGCGCTATTCCATTGATGTGTCCAATACCACTTGGGGTTCCGGCGTGGACTTTGCGCTAATGCAGGCGCAGAACGTTTGGATCCGCACTCTGGTCGACAAACACCGCTTCGTGGTACGTGGGCAGGTGGGGTGGATCGAAACCAATGACTTCAACAAAGTGCCGCCGGATCTGCGTTTCTTCGCCGGGGGCGATCGCAGTATTCGCGGCTATAAGTACAAAGGCATTTCACCGCGTGACAACGAGGGCAAGTTGATCGGTGCTTCCAAAATGCTGACCGGTTCGCTGGAATATCAATATAACGTGACCGGCAAGTGGTGGGGTGCGGTGTTTGTTGATTCCGGCGAAGCGGTGGACGACATCAAACAGAGCAATGTCAAAACCGGCGCGGGCATAGGCGTGCGCTGGCAGTCGCCGGTGGGGCCGGTGAAGCTGGATATTGCCGCGCCTGTGGGAGACAAAGAGACCCATGGGGTGCAGTTCTACATCGGTTTGGGGCCTGAGCTATGAGCCTGGTGAAAAAGATTTGTCTCGGAGCCATGGGCGTTCTGTTGTTGCTGATAGGGGGGGGGGCCTTCTTGCTCGGCACCACCAACGGACTACATATGGCGCTCAACGGCGCGGCGCGCTGGGTACCAGGGTTGGACATCGCCAGCGTCAGCGGCGGCTGGCGTGATCTGACACTGAAAGGCGTGAAGTACCAGATGCCAGGCATGGCGGTGGCTGTTGGGCAGTTCCATCTATCGCTCGATCTGTCCTGTTTTAAACACAGCTCGCTGTGCGTCAATGCTTTAACTGCGCAGGATGTGGATGTGGCGCTTAACACCAAAGAGAGGGTGCCGTCCACACCGGCCAAAGAAACCAGGGCACCCGCCACTCATCTCAGTACGCCATACCCGATTGTCCTG
The sequence above is drawn from the Serratia symbiotica genome and encodes:
- a CDS encoding hemolysin family protein, producing the protein MLNSILLILLLIAVSAFFSLSEISLAASRKIKLKLMADEGNINASKVLKLQETPGLFFTVVQIGLNAVAILGGIIGDAAFSPYFKLIFDRFLSPELAEQVSFICSFVLVTSLFILLADLTPKRIGMIAPERVAVRIINPMRFSIMIFRPLVWFFNGMANLIFRLFKLPMVRKDDITSDDIYAVVEAGALAGVLRKQEHELIENVFELESRTVPSSMTSRESVVYFDLHESETSIIEKVSTHPHSKFLVCDGHIDKVIGYVDSKDLLNRVLGNQSLVLSSGMQIRSALIVPDTLTLSEALESFKTADEDFAVILNEYALVVGIITLSDVMTTLMGDLVGQGQEEQIVARDENSWLIEGGTPIEDVMRVLDIDEFPQAGNYETMGGFMMYMLRKIPKRTDFVKYAGYKFEVVDIVSYKIDQLLVTPLSDKPIVTLPKVPDEAPLA
- the msrA gene encoding peptide-methionine (S)-S-oxide reductase MsrA, coding for MVPFFNKPLTADGGNVLPGRTTPMPVTTLNVVTGHSMTQVPSGMEVAIFAMGCFWGVERLFWQQPGVYSTAAGYSGGYTPNPTYSEVCSGQTGHAEVVRVVFDPKIISYKQLLQMFWENHDPRQGMRQGGDIGTQYRSAIFTLNQEQHTEAERSQQRFQQAMEAAGDKRIITTDVVPALPFYYAEDEHQQYLYKNPQGYCGLGGIGICLPPQG
- the tamA gene encoding autotransporter assembly complex protein TamA, producing MCLFYLFFVATSTYAANVRLKVEGLSGELEKNVRVRLSSITPEEVGNDGHFRARVDEAVRQGLRALGYYQPTIDFTLDDRPGLSRQVLHAKVNPGEPVRIAGDNIMLKGGALTDEDYLTLVKQGRPTLGEILNHGKYDSFKNSLTSLALRKGYFDADMLESQLGVAEDLHRAFWDIDFNSGSRYRFGEVKFEGSQIREDYLQNLVPFHQGDYYSSEDLAELNRRLSATNWFNSVVVSPDFKNSKENRVLPLDAWVTPRTRNTIETGVGYSTDVGPRVKGSWKKPWLNDRGHSLESSASVSAPEQQLDLTYKIPLLKNPLEQYYLLQGGFKNVDLNDTKSVTSKVVVSRNWDLSSGWQRAVNLTWRLDHFTQGTVTNTTMLLYPGVSVNRTRSRGGLMPTWGDSQRYSIDVSNTTWGSGVDFALMQAQNVWIRTLVDKHRFVVRGQVGWIETNDFNKVPPDLRFFAGGDRSIRGYKYKGISPRDNEGKLIGASKMLTGSLEYQYNVTGKWWGAVFVDSGEAVDDIKQSNVKTGAGIGVRWQSPVGPVKLDIAAPVGDKETHGVQFYIGLGPEL
- a CDS encoding DUF1107 domain-containing protein, translating into MKIFQYYNPLKVAKYVKTLFRGRLYIKDIGAFEFDKGKILMPKIHDKRHFSVMSEVNRQVLLLQSEMG